A genomic stretch from Falco naumanni isolate bFalNau1 chromosome 6, bFalNau1.pat, whole genome shotgun sequence includes:
- the LOC121090786 gene encoding LOW QUALITY PROTEIN: L-gulonolactone oxidase-like (The sequence of the model RefSeq protein was modified relative to this genomic sequence to represent the inferred CDS: deleted 1 base in 1 codon), translating into MVHGQGGVKFQNWAKTYGSSPELYFQPTSVEEIREILDMARQRDKRVKVVGGGHSPSDIACTDDFMIQMGKMNRVLKVDKEKQQVTVEGGIFLSDLNVELSKHGLALANLGAVSEVAAAGVIGTGTHNTGIKHGILSTQVVALTLLTASGEILECSESINADIFQAARLHLGCLGIVLTVTFQCVPQFYLHEVAFPSTLTEVLDHLEDHLKRSQYFRFLWFPHSENVSIIYQDPTNKPPSSSASWLWDYAVGYYLLEFLLWISTFVPSLVSWINRFFFWLLFSSRVENISISYKIFNYECRFKQHVQDWAIPIEKTKEALLELKGALENNPKLVAHYPVEVRFTRGDEIWLSPCFQRDSCYMNIIMYRPYGKNVPRLNYWLTYEGIMKKYGGRPHWAKAHSCTRKDFEKMYPAFPKFCSIREKLDPTGIFLNSYLEKVFY; encoded by the exons ATG GTTCATGGCCAAGGAGGAGTCAAGTTCCAGAACTGGGCCAAGACTTACGGCTCCTCTCCGGAGCTGTACTTCCAGCCCACCTCAGTGGAAGAGATCCGGGAG ATCCTGGATATGGCCAGGCAGCGGGACAAGAGGGTGAAGGTGGTGGGGGGTGGTCACTCTCCTTCGGACATCGCCTGCACCGATGACTTCATGATCCAGATGGGAAAGATGAACAGAGTCCTCAAG GTGGacaaggagaagcagcaagtgACGGTGGAAGGTGGGATTTTCCTCTCAGATCTGAATGTTGAGCTGAGCAAGCATGGGCTGGCCCTGGCCAA CTTAGGAGCCGTTTcggaggtggcagcagctggtgtGATTGGGACAGGGACGCACAACACCGGGATCAAGCATGGCATCCTCTCCACCCAG GTCGTAGCGCTCACACTCCTGACAGCCTCAGGAGAGATCCTGGAGTGCTCCGAGTCCATCAATGCAGATATATTCCAGGCTGCCCGCCTGCACCTTGGCTGCCTGGGCATCGTGCTCACTGTCACCTTCCAGTGTGTGCCCCAGTTCTACCTGCACGAGGTGGCCTTCCCCTCCACCCTCACTGAG GTACTCGATCACCTCGAGGACCACCTGAAGAGGTCCCAGTACTTCCGATTCCTGTGGTTCCCTCACAGTGAGAACGTCAGCATCATTTACCAGGACCCCACCAACAAG CCCCcctcttcctctgccagctggCTGTGGGATTATGCTGTTGGCTATTACTTGCTGGAGTTTCTGCTCTGGATCAG cacCTTCGTGCCCAGCTTGGTATCCTGGATCAACCGCTTCTTCTTCTGGCTCCTCTTCAGCTCCCGAGTGGAGAATATTTCCATCAGCTACAAGATCTTCAACTACGAGTGTCGCTTCAAGCAGCACGTTCAAGACTGGGCCATCCCCAT TGAGAAGACGAAGGAAGCCCTGCTGGAGCTGAAGGGTGCCTTGGAGAACAACCCCAAGTTGGTGGCTCACTACCCCGTGGAGGTGCGCTTCACTCGG GGGGATGAGATCTGGCTGAGTCCCTGCTTCCAGCGAGACAGCTGCTACATGAACATCATCATGTACAG gccctaCGGGAAGAACGTTCCCCGCCTCAACTACTGGCTGACCTATGAAGGCATCATGAAGAAATATGGTGGGAGACCACACTGGGCAAAG GCCCACAGCTGTACTCGGAAGGACTTTGAGAAGATGTACCCAGCCTTCCCCAAATTCTGCTCCATCCGGGAGAAGCTGGACCCCACGGGGATCTTCCTGAACTCCTATCTGGAAAAGGTGTTCTACTAA